TCGCCGCCGCCTGGGTCAGTTGTGACCGGCTCACCAGTACCCGCGTAAACTCGGCGACCCGCTTGCCCAGTTCGTTCTCCGGCAGCACCTCGTCCACGAGACCGGTGCGCAGCGCTCGCGCGGACCCGATCAGCTCTCCCGAGAACAGCAGGTACTTCGCCGTCGCGGGCCCGACCAGTCCCACCAGCCGCCGGGTGGAGGATGCCGGGTAGACGATGCCCAGCTTGGCCGGGGTGATGCCGAAGGAGGCGCCTTCCTCGGTGAACCGCAGATCACAGGCGGCGGCCAGCTGGCAGCCCCCGCCCACGCAATAGCCGCGCACCGCGGCGATGGTCGGCTTGGGGAACGCGGCGAGCGCCTCCTCGGCCCGTACGGCGAGACTCTGCGGGTCCTCGTCCGCTCCGGGCGTGTGGGCTCGCAACGAGGAGATGTCGGCGCCTGCGCAGAAAGTGCTCCCCGCGCCGGTCAGCACCAGCACGCGGACGGCGGGGTCCTGTGCGAGTCCTTCGAGTACGGTCGGCAGTGCGGTCCACATCGCGGCGGTCATCGCGTTGCGCTTGCCGGGATTGCCGATGACGACGGTGGCGACCGAGTCCGCCACCACCGAGGAGATCTGCCCCTGCTTCGGCTCCGTTCGGTCCATGACCGGATGCTATCGGGCGCTGCCCGAGCGGAACCGGTCGGGCTCCCGGCAGGATCGGGGCCTGTGCGATCGCGAATCGTCGATATATGTCTCTTTACGGTCGCCGGCCCGGTGTGGACCAGGCCGGCCCAACACTCGGTCGGACACCTGGTCAACAGGTCGCCTGACCGCATCAGGCCAGGCTTCCCGACCACGATCCACGAAGGTGGGTGCGGGCCTATGGAGAGCCCCGGGAGCGTCCCGGCGCGGTCGCTGTCGTACGAAGGCGTCTGGCGGTTCATCACACCGGCGGTCGAGGTCTCGGTGCCCCGGGCGCGGCACGCCGTCCGTGATCTGATCCTGCGCCAGGGCGTGCCCGTGCGGGACGAACTGCTCCAGGGGCTGCTGCTGATCGTCTCCGAGCTGGTGACCAACGCAGTACGGCACGCGGCCCTGCTCTCACCCGAGCTCGCCGTGGAAGTGGCGATCGGCGCCGGCTGGATCCGGGTGGCCGTCGAGGACAACCACCCGTACCGACCCGGGGCGCTGGAGACCGACTACGAGCAGACCGGAGGGCGCGGTCTGCTCCTGGTCAGGGAGGTCACCAGGGAGGCGGGCGGCAGCTGCGACGTGGAGCAGACCACCACAGGCGGCAAGATCATCTGGGCCGCACTTCCCCTTGAGGCCCCCGACCGGTGGGCTACCAGCCGCTGGCCGAACCTGTGAGTTCCTTGATCGCGGGGCGGGCGGCGTCCAGCACCGTCATGAACCATGCGGAGAACGTGTCACCGGCGTGCCGCTCGGTCAGCTCGACTGCCGTGACGAACGCGGTGTCGTCGATCTCCTCGGGGTCGGGCCGCAGCGAACCCTGCACCATGCCCACGAAGAGGTGGTTGTACTCCTGCTCGACCAGGCCGGAGGCCGGGTCCGGGTGGTTGTAGCGGACGGTGCCCGCCTCCGCCATCAGGGACGGCGACACACCGAGCTCCTCGTGCACGCGGCGGGCGGCGGCGGTGAACGGCGCCTCGCCCGGGTACGGGTGCCCGCAGCAGGTGTTCGACCAGACACCGGGGGAGTGGTACTTCCCCAGGGCACGGCGCTGGATCAGCAGCCGTCCTTGCTCGTCGAAGAGGAACACCGAGAAGGCCCGGTGCAGTTGACCGGGTGCCTGATGGGCGGCGAGCTTCTCGGCGGTGCCGATGGTCCGGCCGCTCTCGTCGACGAGTTCGAGCAAGATCGGCTGCATCGTGCCGTTCGGCGAGTTGTTCGCCGCGGTGGCGGGTGTGGTCGGCATAGCCATCCTTCGCTTCGTTCCACGGCACTGGGGCTGACTCAGTCTGCCGCAAAAAGGCGTCTTGTTCGTCATTCGCCGCTCTTGGGGCATGTCCGCGCCTGTGTGCGCGGCACAAAGGCGCGGACCGCGGGTCAGACCCCGAAGGCTTCGGGGTACGTGATCATGCCCCGCGGTACGTCCGTGGAACCTTCGAGGACCAGTGCCATCATCGCCTCGTCGGGTACGTCGAACCCCGGCGCGATTCCCAGTCGCGAGGCCGGGGCGAAGCCGAAGCGCGGATAGAACTCCGGATGCCCGAGCACCACGACCACCTGCTCGCCGCGCTCCCGTGCCGCCTCCAGCAGGGCGTGGATCACCGCGGTGCCCGCACCTCGCCGCTGGAATCGCGGCGCGGTGGCACACGGCGCCAGCGCGAGCGCGGGCGCGCCGCCGACCCGGCAGCGGGTCAGCAGCGCGTGGGCCGCGATCGAGCCGTCCGGCGCCTCCGCCACGTACGACAGGCCGGGCAGCCATGCCGCCTCGTCCTCGCGGAGCGCGTCCACGAGGTCGGCTTCGTGGCGGGTCGGAAACGCCGCCGTGTTCAGCGAGTGGACCGCCGCCCGGTCGCTGGTCGTCTCAGGCCGGGTCCGCCAGTCGGCGCCGGCTTCGAGGTCACTGCGTCGCGTCATGGCATCCACCTTCGCGGGAGGCCGCCGCGGTTCGCAGCCGCCCGTCCGTCCGGCCGTTCAGTGGCACGGCTCAGCTCAGTGGCACAGCCTTGCCTCGTGCTCGGCGTGGCCGCCAGGTTCGAGTTGGAACGTGCAGTGCTCGACGTCGAAATGGGTCCCCAGGCAACCCTGGAGGTCGTGCAGCATCTTCTCGTGGCCGACCGTGTCCAGCACTTCCTGTGCCACCACCACATGGGCCGAGAGCACCGGCATCCCCGAGGTGATGGTCCAGGCGTGCAGGTCATGGACGTCCTCCACACCCGGCAGAGCCGTGATGTGCTCGCGCACCTCCGCCATGTCCACGTTCTTGGGCGCGGCTTCCAGCAGGACGTCCAGTGTCTCCCTGAGCAGCTTGACCGTGCGCGGCACGATCATCAGCCCGATCACCAGCGAGGCGATCGGGTCCGCCGCCTGCCACCCGGTGGCAAGGATGATGCCCGCCGAGACCAGCACCGTCACCGAGCCCAGCGCGTCCGCGAGCACCTCCAGATAGGCGCCGCGCACATTGAGGCTCTCGCGCTGCCCCCGCACCAGCAGGGACAGCGACACGATGTTGGCGATCAGGCCGACCAGGGCGAAGGCGATGGCCAGCCCGCCCTTGGTCTCGGCCGGTGTGATGAACCGCTGCACCGACTCGTACAGCAGGAACCCGCCCACGCCGAGCAGCAGCAGGCAGTTGGCCAGGGCGGCGAGGATCTCGGCGCGGGCGAAGCCGTAGGTCCGGCGGGCGTCCGCCGGGCGGGCGGCGAAATGGATCGCCATCAGTGCCATGGCCAGGCCCAGACCGTCCGTGGCCATGTGTGCCGCATCGGCGATCAGCGCCAGCGAGTCGGCCAGGATGCCGCCCACGATCTCGAGGACCATCACACTCAGCGTGATCGCCAGCGCCACCCGGAGCCGCCCCTTGAAGGCGGCAGTCGTAGTGCCTGTCGGCGGTGCGCCGTGCGAATGGCCGTGGTCGTGCCCAGCCCCCATGTGCCTGCCTCCCGGATTGTCGTCGGACGGGTCGGTCATCGATCTGTCCGATTGGCCGATCATGGCCAGTGAACTACGGGTGGGGGGTATCGGGCAACACGAAGCTGAACACCGTTGTCATATGCGCTGACCTGCGATTATGTCCGCAGGTCAGCGCAGGGGCGGCCCTCAGCGGGCGGCGGCCTCCGGATGCCGCAACAGCCATCCCTCCCAGGCCGACTCGATCATCTCGCGCACCCCGCGCGTGGCCGTCCAGCCCAACTCCTTGCCGATCCGCTCGACCGAGGCGACGGCTCGCGCGGCGTCGCCCGGCCGCCGCGGCGCCACGACCGCAGGGGTGCCGTGCCCCGTCACCTCAGCGACCAGCCGGGCGAGCTCGCGGACCGAGACGCCCTCGCCGCGACCCACGTTCAGGGTGAGATCGCCGGTGTTGTGCTGAGTGGCCAGCCGCCGGGCCACGGTCAGATGGGCGTCGGCCAGGTCAGCGACGTGGATGTAGTCGCGGACACAGGTGCCGTCGGGGGTCGGGTAGTCATCGCCGAAGATCCGCGGGGCCTCACCCTGGGTCATCCGGTCGAAGAACATCGGAATGACGTTGAACACCCCGGTGTCGGCGAGATCGGGGTGTGCCGCGCCGGCCACGTTGAAGTACCGCAGGCAGGCTGTCGCGATTCCGTACGCCTGACCTGCTGCCCTGACCAGCCACTCTCCGGCGAGCTTGGTCTCGCCGTACGGGTTGATCGGAACGGCGGGGGTGTCCTCCGTGATCAGTTCCACGTCGGGCACGCCGTACACGGCGGCGGACGAGGAGAACAGGAAACGGCGGACACCCGCGGCGACCACGGCGTCGAGCAGGACCGTCAGTCCGTGCACATTGGTGTCGTAGTAGCGCAGCGGATGCTCCACGGACTCGCCGACCTGCTTCTTCGCCGCGAGATGCACCACACCCGTGACCGCGTGCTCGGCGAGCGCCCGGTCCAGCACCTCCCGGTCGAGCACCGAGGCCCGAACCAGGGGCACGCCTTCGGGGAGCCGTCCCGGGACCCCGGTCGAGACATCGTCGAGCACGACGACCCGCTCCCCGGCCTCGGCCATGACTCCCGCCACATGGGCGCCGATGTAGCCCGCACCGCCTGTAATCAGCCACGTCATAGCCGCCACCCTACGGGGCGCAGCAGGCGGGCCTTCCCCGCGCGGTTGGCACGCGGTTCGCACGCGGTTTGTCGGTCGGGGTGCCGATCGTTGATGATCTAGCTGGGTGGGGGGGCCGAGGCGACCCCACAGCACCCGAACCTCGGTGAGCCCGGGATTCCGGTCATCCGATAGCCTCAACCGACATGCCGCCGCCCGGGTGCCCGGGTCGGGCCGCCGTGCAAGACACCCACCAGCGCCAAGGAGTGAGTCCGTCTGTCGACCGCCATCCTC
This DNA window, taken from Streptomyces sp. SCSIO 30461, encodes the following:
- a CDS encoding enoyl-CoA hydratase/isomerase family protein; this encodes MDRTEPKQGQISSVVADSVATVVIGNPGKRNAMTAAMWTALPTVLEGLAQDPAVRVLVLTGAGSTFCAGADISSLRAHTPGADEDPQSLAVRAEEALAAFPKPTIAAVRGYCVGGGCQLAAACDLRFTEEGASFGITPAKLGIVYPASSTRRLVGLVGPATAKYLLFSGELIGSARALRTGLVDEVLPENELGKRVAEFTRVLVSRSQLTQAAAKEFAAGRTDRDAHWTAQARSSGDSAEGIAAFLERRAPRFTWTG
- a CDS encoding cation diffusion facilitator family transporter; its protein translation is MGAGHDHGHSHGAPPTGTTTAAFKGRLRVALAITLSVMVLEIVGGILADSLALIADAAHMATDGLGLAMALMAIHFAARPADARRTYGFARAEILAALANCLLLLGVGGFLLYESVQRFITPAETKGGLAIAFALVGLIANIVSLSLLVRGQRESLNVRGAYLEVLADALGSVTVLVSAGIILATGWQAADPIASLVIGLMIVPRTVKLLRETLDVLLEAAPKNVDMAEVREHITALPGVEDVHDLHAWTITSGMPVLSAHVVVAQEVLDTVGHEKMLHDLQGCLGTHFDVEHCTFQLEPGGHAEHEARLCH
- the galE gene encoding UDP-glucose 4-epimerase GalE, with translation MTWLITGGAGYIGAHVAGVMAEAGERVVVLDDVSTGVPGRLPEGVPLVRASVLDREVLDRALAEHAVTGVVHLAAKKQVGESVEHPLRYYDTNVHGLTVLLDAVVAAGVRRFLFSSSAAVYGVPDVELITEDTPAVPINPYGETKLAGEWLVRAAGQAYGIATACLRYFNVAGAAHPDLADTGVFNVIPMFFDRMTQGEAPRIFGDDYPTPDGTCVRDYIHVADLADAHLTVARRLATQHNTGDLTLNVGRGEGVSVRELARLVAEVTGHGTPAVVAPRRPGDAARAVASVERIGKELGWTATRGVREMIESAWEGWLLRHPEAAAR
- a CDS encoding ATP-binding protein, with product MESPGSVPARSLSYEGVWRFITPAVEVSVPRARHAVRDLILRQGVPVRDELLQGLLLIVSELVTNAVRHAALLSPELAVEVAIGAGWIRVAVEDNHPYRPGALETDYEQTGGRGLLLVREVTREAGGSCDVEQTTTGGKIIWAALPLEAPDRWATSRWPNL
- the idi gene encoding isopentenyl-diphosphate Delta-isomerase, with product MPTTPATAANNSPNGTMQPILLELVDESGRTIGTAEKLAAHQAPGQLHRAFSVFLFDEQGRLLIQRRALGKYHSPGVWSNTCCGHPYPGEAPFTAAARRVHEELGVSPSLMAEAGTVRYNHPDPASGLVEQEYNHLFVGMVQGSLRPDPEEIDDTAFVTAVELTERHAGDTFSAWFMTVLDAARPAIKELTGSASGW